CCGTCGCGTTGGCCTCGAAAACGGTAACGTCGAGGCCGGCTCTGGCAAGGAAGCATGCGCAGACCAGGCCGTTGTGGCCCCCTCCGATGACCGCCACGCGGGTCATAAGAGGGAGTGAACCCCGCTCAGCCCCGCTTCCCGGACCACCGCGCGGGCCAGCGACCGCCCCCGGGCTATCTGGGCGGCCTCGTCGATAGTGGTCAGGGATCGTTCCGCCAGAAGCCGGCGCCCGTCCACCCAGACATCGCTGACCGAGCCCGGACCGGCGCAGTAGACGACCTGCTGGTAGGGGTCGTGGACTGCGGCCAACTCGACCGTTCCACGGAGCAGGACCAGGTCGGCCCGCTTCCCGGCCTCCAGGCTGCCCACCTCGCTATCAACGCCCAGCACCCGGGCGCCGCCGATGGTCGCCATCGCCAGGACCTCATCGGCCGAGATCACTGCCGGATCCAACTCGTGAACCTTCTGGAGGAGCGCGGCCATCTTCACGGCTTCGAGCATGTTCTGGGAGTCGTTGGAAGCCGCCCCGTCGGTTCCGATCCCCACCTCGAGGCCCGCGGCTCGGAGCCGCGCCAGCGGGCACACACCCGAACCCAGGATCATGTTGGCGACCGGGTTGTGGGCTATCCCCGCCTGCGCCCCGGCCAGTATCTCGATGTCCTCCTGGGTGACCCAGATGGCGTGAGCCGCCAGGAGCGGGACATCGAGAAAGCCCAGGTGAGCGGCTTGCGATACCGGGCGCCGCCCCCACCGCAAGGAGGAGTGGACAACCTCCTCCCGTACCTCGGAGAGATGGGTGTGAACCCCCCAGCCGTTCTCGCGGCAGGCTGCCGCTCCGGCTTCGAGCAACTCGTCGGACTGCCCGAGCAGGGTCCCGATCCCGTACCGGAATCCCACCAGGCCGGACTCCCGAGCAGCGGTCGCCAGATCGTGATGCTCCTCAAGGACCTCCTCCACCCCCATCGGGGGGATCGAGGAGGTGTCGCCCAGGGCGTCCTCCGCCCCGAAGCTGACCGCTCCACGAAGGCCGACTTCCACGAGGCCCTCGACCACGCCCAGCGAAGCGCGGGTCCCGGGATTCGAGTGGACGAACATGTCGTTGACGAAGGTGATCCCGGAACGGATCATCTCGGCGGCCTTCAGGATGGTCCCCTCCCGCGCCATCTCCGCGGTGAGGTTCCTCGAAACGGGAGTGACCAGGCGTTCGCCCCATTCGTAGAGGCTCAGCTCCGAGCCCATACCCGGAATGAGCGCCTCGGAGAGGTGGGTGTGAGCGTTGATGAGACCCGGAAGCACGATGCTGTGCTCGTCGCCGACCACGGCTACGTCTGGATGCTGCCTCCTCAACTCCCGGTAGGGACCCACCGAGGTGATCCCGCCACCCTCGATATGGACGGCCCCGTCCTCGATGGCGCCAACGGGTCCCATGGTCAGCACCCAGGCGCCCCGGACGATCACCT
This bacterium DNA region includes the following protein-coding sequences:
- a CDS encoding amidohydrolase gives rise to the protein MPPSVPPGEQVIVRGAWVLTMGPVGAIEDGAVHIEGGGITSVGPYRELRRQHPDVAVVGDEHSIVLPGLINAHTHLSEALIPGMGSELSLYEWGERLVTPVSRNLTAEMAREGTILKAAEMIRSGITFVNDMFVHSNPGTRASLGVVEGLVEVGLRGAVSFGAEDALGDTSSIPPMGVEEVLEEHHDLATAARESGLVGFRYGIGTLLGQSDELLEAGAAACRENGWGVHTHLSEVREEVVHSSLRWGRRPVSQAAHLGFLDVPLLAAHAIWVTQEDIEILAGAQAGIAHNPVANMILGSGVCPLARLRAAGLEVGIGTDGAASNDSQNMLEAVKMAALLQKVHELDPAVISADEVLAMATIGGARVLGVDSEVGSLEAGKRADLVLLRGTVELAAVHDPYQQVVYCAGPGSVSDVWVDGRRLLAERSLTTIDEAAQIARGRSLARAVVREAGLSGVHSLL